GGgtccctgggggtacttggcttATGCACAAGAGGTACTTGATAAGACTCATGAGACTATAggcttactggtaaaatgcaaatgagggggtacttcaggggtactccaggCAGAGCAAAACTCAGTTAGTGATACAGTGaccaaaaaaggttgggaaccactgctctagacAATCCTCATGATTCCTTATGTTATAAAGTAAAAAACCATTGGGCTAAGGTGAGTGCTTCAACTAATCACATCGATCATACCTTTCTCCTGAGTGGCAAAATTGGATGCTGTCGACCTTGTCCTAAAAATGAGAACATATATTGACAACAATGATTGGAATATTACGTcaacatttttgtatttattgtaAATTGCaattttttgtatttattgtaAATTAAAGCTTGGATGGATTTAATGATTGTTTTAGGAACTCATTATTTTCTTGTGTTCAGCTTTTTGCTGCTATGTGATGGTTTATCTTCAAGGGATCTTACCGTGTGTTCATGAAGCTCTGATATTTTTTCAGGGTTCCCACCTCCCAGGTAATATATTCTGATGACATCATCAGTACTTCCCGTCGCTAAGAACATGCCACCTAAAATGTTTTACAAAACACAAAAACTACTATAAATGTATCCCAATTTGGTTCATAGCCTCTCTATACCCATGTTAGAGTAGCTTATACTTGTAACAGTTGGCGAGGTAAAAAGCTGGATCAATACATCGGTTGAAAATCGTATCAGCTATGGTGAGTGTAATAGGTACCCTATGATGAATTTGTAGGCATGTATTTAAAGATCCAAAGCATTCTTTTACACAAAACTTCTATCTTGACATCATTACCTGGACTGAATGATGAGCACACCATCTGAACTCCCGGCCTGGGTCGCTCTGTAAACTTCTGTGGGCGATCACTTTACAACCAGAGTGTAAATGTTTCAGACTTATGATGTAATTTTCAGGATGCAATTATTATCTTGATCAAATTACCAGCAATTGAAACTCACCTGAAATTGATGTTATTGACATCCCACTGCCAAAAGCAGATTGTTGCATCAGTTCCAGTGGACACCAGGTATCTCTTTGAGCCCTTGGCAAATGGTGAGAACTGAGGACAGATGTAATTCACCCAGTTAAATGATGTTCCAGATAGACAGACTTATGCACCCACATCTATACTGAGAGCAACACACTAGTGGTCCAATGTGAGCTTCTGAAGCAAACCAGGtttagtatttgtatttattatggatccccattcagctactcttcctggggtccaacaaaattaaggcagttttaaatgttttaaacattacattcacaacagatttcacaacattatgtacaaaatgggATAAAAAGAGATGTGTGCAGTTATCACATTATACTGTTGCATGGTTTTCTACATTTGCAAAACTGTGGACAGCATTAGCTTATATACTATTTGCCCGGCTAACATTAGTCAGATAAAAACATAATAAGGGTGTTGGAGGAAGATATAACCTCCTACCTGTAGGGAGGTAATGGATCCACTGTGCCCCTGTAGGACAGCCATAGGGGCACAGGTACGAAGGCACCACACTCGGATGGTTTTGTCACAGCTGCCAGCTGCCATCAAGGTATTCTCAAAGCTGACAGCCAGGTCTGAGATCTCAGCAGAATGTCCTCTCAGGGTGGAGTGAAGCCTCCCGTCAAACGAAGACCATATTTTCACCAAGCAGTCATCCGAGCCCTTGAAAGTAGGTTTGATAAGGTAGATAAAGTGATGAGCCTAAAATGATTTCCCCCAAGAACTTGATCTTTATGATGACTCACAGTGAAAATCCTGAGACCGGTTCGATCAAAAGCGATGCAGTAAACTGCAGACAGATGACCCAGAATCCTCCTGTGCATCCGCATGTGTTGATAGTTGCTCACAGGGTTCACAGTGCTAAACCGTTGAGTACCGGTTAGCTCCCTTCCTCTGTACACCTCCACTGTGAAGGACAAAACACTATGATTTAGAGTCCAAACATGATAATAACAGAATCACGTTaacagaaaacaaaaacacaTGTGTAGAGTTATAAGCACACATTGAATTTACAGTACCGGCATAAATAGAAAAGAATAATGTGTGAACCTGTCAATCCTGTGTCAGAGAATACTAACCTAGATTTGGAGGATCCCTGCAGGTCAAATGCATCTCTGGTGGTCTCCCTCTGTGCAGGGTAGCAAATGATGAGCCTTTCCTCCGAACATTGCCGTAATCTGGAAGAGGTGGAAAGAAGGCAATTTAATAATTACATTTTACAATTCGATTCCAGAAAGAATAGTTGCTGATGTATACATTTAGAATTCACGCTCAAACAAGACACATATAAAGTTGAACACCTTTTGATGTTCTGAGTAAGGACTGCCTCCCGGTTCCCAGTAGGGAATGTACGCCTGGAACACATGGCACCTCTTTGTCCAGAATCGGCCCAATCTGCTTACAGATCTGCAGCAAATGGTCAGGTGCAATGTGTCTGTTGGATGCAACCTATGGGATCAAACAGTGTTGATGAGCAGAATGACTCATCCAGCTTTCATTGTTACAAGTTAAACCACTATCTATGCTTTGTTCCTCAAGCCATCACAACATTTGTAGGTTGGGTAGCagtcgaaaggttgctggttcgaatcccagagcaGACTAGGTGACAAATCTgttgttgtgcccttgagcaaggcacttaaccctaattgctcttgtaAATCGCTCTGGCGCATCTGATGACTAAAATGTTAAAAATGTAAACAATGATGACACAAGGAATCACAAAACTACAGTACTGCAACCACATTGATTTAAATAATAAATAGACAAAGTCTTTATGTCTAATATTTCAGTACACTGTCAGCCAGTGGCACTGTAAGAAAATATAATTTCTTAATTTTTCTAGGAGCAAAAAAACATAACTGACATGTACACCTGATCTCGTTCCACCAGTGTGCTACATTCCTTGTGGGCAGAATGTTTTATGTAAAACACATTCATCAACGGACGAATCACAACACAGGTCACAAGGAAAATAACGCAACGACAGCCTTTCTAGGGCGTGGATTGGTCAACAGTGGTGTCCTGACGTAGCCAGAACCACAAGAGTCCCCACCCTATCTGCAGTACAACAGATATATTTATAAATGCTCTATCAATTTTGTTTCTATACTACAGTGTCAAGCTTTCGACACATACGAAAATACGTAATCCTACATACCGATAAAAGTTAAAATCTGGTTATTATGCAACAACAATGTAACAACGATTCAATCTGATTGAACAAAGAGTACATGGCCCAAGCATGGACACACAACGTGGTTGTCATTCAACAATAACAGATATTCGACAATGAGTTTACATCTATTGATTATAGACTTACCAAATCTTCGTAAGATCTTGGATGTTCATGTCCTTGCCAGTCTAATCTGCAGGGTAAAAGCTATCCAAAATGGTGCGCATTAGTGTAAATCACAACACTGAAGATGCTAGAAACACTGCCAGAAATTAAGTTAGTAAAAACGTGTGATGTCAAACGAGTGAGGCGGTCAGAGAAGCATTAAAAGTCGTGAGTGAGACAAGTTCTACGTTCCAGTCCAATCGGGATCGCTAGCTACATACATCGACTGCAGAACGCCGCTGCTGCCGGAATACACACCTGATATTCTTCTAGTTCGCTCGCTAGAACCTGCAATTGATTAAAACAAATAGGTGTTTCGAATGTGCTCCTTTCATTTACTATTCGCCAACAATTTTGAATAGTAAGAAATTATGTCAATAAGGCACGCCAATTTACCTCAGCCGCTCTCCGACATGGACCCGTTGTCAGAAAACGTGAAATTAGGTAATATAGCTCTGTAAGTGAATAGCAGACAATAGTACCACAATTGGATATCAATTAAATCAAGCTTTATCTATAATTTAAGCAATTAATTAGGCAACTATATGCGCCTTACCCGATTCAAGGAGCGAAATATTCCGACTGTTGGCCATTGAATCAGCCGTGATTTGGTTGGTGTACAATTGTAAACTAACTTTATGACTAGTGAGAGTATGATATATTTATTTAATTTCGGTTACACTGCTCTGACCCCCTCCACGGTTGCTCCCGCTTTCTAATCAGCCTGTTTTCAGTCGCCATTGGAAGGATGAGGCCTCAGCAATACTAGTTACTTCCGCCACAGCAGAGGAAATAGGGGGTGGGGAACAACTCTTACATTTTTGTTCGACTACAACAAAGACAAAGCGAAGCTCGGCCGCTAATTGCACTGATATTATCTTTAAATACATAAGAAAGCTTTGGATCAATGTAAATAAAAATGCTATTTCTATATGCGGAATTATAGTTTGAAGACCGCATTGTTGTCTTTTCTTCGACAAAGGTGTCTTGTTGATGACGTCACATGTGTTAGCGAGACAAATCTGTCACGTTTTATTATCCTTTATTTTACTCTGTGCGATTTGTCTTTAGTGCACTTCGCTTCACTACTTAGGCTTTGTTTCAATAACTCAACTGAATAAAGAAAAACATCCCTGTGTGGTGTATAGACAAATGGGCCATGCAATGCTTACGAGAACAATGCATTATTAGCATGTGCAGTGCAGGCTTCAATTGCATTGACAAATTGGCGAAATACTGTAGTTCTGACaattactatatatatatttttttttacatgtgtcTGGAGATATGACATGATAGACCCGCTTTTCTTACATCATGTAAATACAGTATATTGTTCTCTAGTCTCGGATGTGGTGTCTGTCTATCCCAGCCTGCACTCGCATTTGAGGGGTCTTGACTAGATGGGATAATCCGCTGTCAGAAGTGACTTCGCAGCAGtttaggataattaggttaaggttagttaAAACACAAAAATGATCCCGATACTATTTGAATATGCAAGTTTTGATGTCACTGACATTACCCATTTCAGGCGATGTATTTATGGTACAACAAATGCCATTTATTCAACAAGAAAAAACACTATGCAACAGATAAAGTTTAATAAGTATGTATAACAGAGTAGTTATTTACAAAACATCTTAAGGGATAGTTATGTTATTAATAGTTAACTCATTGGTTTAAAATAGTGCAGGTGTCTTTTCTTGAGCGGACTGTAGCCAGAACATAATTATAAATAGAATTGATGCAAGCAGCCTAATGGATCATTGTAGGCTATTCGAATGTATTAAATAAACTCAACGGGGCGAAATTGGTCCGCCAGTTGACGACCCCTGAAATAGTGCGATTGTCATGCAGCTGCTGGTCGAATAACCTACTGAGTTGGTGTATGGCTGCACTCAATAGAATTGCAGACATATGCTCAATAGTTGGCAAGCACCAAAAAACAATCACACATTTTCAAGCAATATGGTATCAAAGAAATTACAGAGTATTTAATCAATGCATAGTGAGTGTCTGAATTATAATATGTTTACATTTCACTTGTGATCAATAagagaacagcaaaaacaaagAAATGACAATCATTTTAATTCAATTGGCATGTTTATACCAATCATAACACAGATACAGCCACACAAAAAAAGAGAAACTGTACATAAAATTCTAAAACCACATGGAAATCTACGGCTGCTATGTTCACTTGAAGGATTAAGTGAAAGTACAGTCAATGTTTATCAGTATCCTCAAAAGGATAAGCTACAACCAGTATGTTTAACACTGTAATGTATTTCATGTTATTAGCTTGGCTAATAACACATGAACCATCCTCAATCGTACCATTACATTACATACTGCATAGAaattatgaaaaaaaaaaaaaaaaactagtttCACAGCAGCTATATCAAATGTTATTGCAATGCCATCACCGAACATAGACAAAAACCATTTCACATAATGCACAGGTCTGATGAAAAATCCAGTACATGTACTAGGGAGGATGAACCATAACTGTGGATTCATAATACGGTGCGGATAGTTAAAATTCATAGAGCACAGCTTAAACAGAATTACCACCTTCCTACCCAATATAAACAATAAAACAAGTATTATTGTGTATAAACCCCCAACCCTTCCCCATAcaatacaggttaaataaattGTCCCTCATAAAGCCTATGGAATGTTAGTGTCAGACAAGCTCGCCCAGTTGAATAACAAGTTCCTGATATTGGCATGATTGCATGTCATTGCTACAAACCTCCCTCTGACAACTGAACCAGACCACAAAAGAAAAGGGAAACACACAATGACCATAACTTTTCttccagaggggaaaaaaaataaacatgtttctacaaTCTTACTATCACACAACCTACTTTTTCTTAAGAAAATAGTTGATAAAAATATTCTTCTGAATTGTACAAGAAAGGAGGTACAGGGAGCACTGGCAAAAGGGTAAGGATGTTATTCtgcctcatcctcctctttctcggGCTCATCTGCATCTTCCTCTTCTGCTGCCTCCTGGTGGATGAAAAAGTTACGTTCCCATATTATAGAACAGTTCTTTTAGGTCTTGTTGTTTACACAATATTTGTGAGTGGGGTACAAACAGCTGCAATGCCAATTATAGTTGGTCTGTTTGTAATACCCAATACTCCTGATATTGAATGGCATATCGTATAATTTAAACTATGGTAACAAGTCTTACCTCAGCTTTGGCCTCTCCGTTTTCTGCCGGTGCTGCTTCTTCCTCAGGATCTTCTTTTTTCTCCTCAGGCTTGGCCTTCTCTACTACCCCCTTTACCTTTTTGGGTTTGGCTGCTGCCTTGACTGGTGTCTACAAGAATCAGAAATACATGAGATGCATTTCAATGTACAAATGCATAATATGTATAATAATTGAGTGTTTTGGGGTTTGAAATTACAACATTTATTTTACCTTTGCCTTAGGCTCTGCTTTAGCCGGAGTAGTGGGTTTCTGTAAAATAATGCATATTAGATAATTAGTCCAATTACAAATACACAATAGCATCTATTCATAGAAAACATAAATAGGATATACAACATATAAATATGATAATATATAGTAAACTTACAGATGACAACCTTGTGGATCTCCTCTTTGGCTGGTGAGAAAAAGACAGTTAAATCAGCTATTGCAGAAAAATAATTTATTCATAATATAAATTGTATAAGAGCATTAAATACTAACCTCAACTTCAGTGTCATTATTTGCCTGTGAGGGGGTGGTGGGAGAGAAGAAGTAAAATTCTTAGTAAAAACCAAGAACAACAATCCCACAATCATGGGTCGGGAGCCGAAGGGAGAAGTGGGTGTGTAATGCTAAAGGGGATGGGCTCACAACCGCTCCATCCCCAAATTAGAGCAAAATTATGTAATCTGAAagtgagtgggggaggggagggtaaACATTTAACATTACTATGCCTTTTGACCTTTCCCATTGTCATGGTGCAAAATGGAGCCTTTGTGGCACCAACTACCTTGAGAGCGACAAGTAAAACTGTATGTTATAATTAGGCTTTAGTAGCCCATACGAATAAAGGCCTATAGCAGCCCCTCCCCCATCAACGGACGGAGAATTGTTATATGAAGGCATCCATCCACACGTTACGTCAACCAGTCAACTGTATGTTCCCGCCATTAGTTGAATATCTATAATTCCCTGATACCACCCAATATGCGCTGTGGAGCATGTCTTCAGAAATTCGCTGTTACATAATGCAACATTTGTTAGGGAAGCAAAGGCAGGGAATGCACACAAACAAATAGCAAATCCCCCTAAATTTAACACGTGACCAGCTATAAATCATGTGGTCGTTTGAATTATAATTACTTTCTCGAAAACCCCATTAAAGTGATACACGGCGCTGAGTTGTCGATGCCGTTCCTATTTGCAAGGGCTGCCATGACACCTCAAAGACCGTACCTTTCCGTGCCATAGGGTGTCGCGCATTACAATACGCTTTACTGCACACAGGACACATAGTGATAATATAGGATGCCACAAGCATGGGCTATTAAAAGTATTTGAATACAAACGTGAACCAAATATATAGGCGATTAAAGCAATCCCAATATTCACAAAATATCCTTTAGGTCATGGACGCATTTCTGCAATGGCAACATGTAGCTTAGTTACATTGCTGGTGGGTTACACCCCTTTGTCTGATCTCATTGCTGAGAAGGCTATTAAGCTACTTTACATTCATGAAAGACCCGGTATGCGTCAAATTAAATTATGATTAAGTAACTTATATAAAAAGCACAAGCTGCGATAGTTTATCATGTAACGTTACAGGTTACTAAAAGGAGAAAGTGAGATCGAACGCAAAATGTTACCACACTAAGTAAAAAGGCGCCACTTCCATTTCGACAAGACAGACACACTAAAACACATTCATACTTTAGAGAAAACGTGTTACATTGTATCAAGCATATTTTAGCGTACATGCAATTGTTGCAGGTATTTATAAAAACACTTCATGTGAGAAATTATACATTGTAAAATAAGGTTTAAATTAAAAGGTAAACATTCCAACTTACTTTGCTTCTTTTCGGCATGGCTGCTTTGCTTGTATTGTCTATAGAATTAGAACACAAATTATAGCCTTCTCAGTTACTGAAAATTCAGTGCAGGCTTCTGAATGTGTCCGATGCAACTCACTCAATTCCTTCAGAACACACTGTAACTAACATAAATATCTCATCAGTAGGCCTACGTACAGAAACTAGCTGAAACCGGATTGGATCCCCCCTCTTTATATTGTATTCCTTATCCTACCAACCTGACTGGCAATTTATTCTCCGCCCCTTGTTGCCATTGATTGGCTTTAACATCCAGGCAACAGATTTTTAAACCAAAGCAAGTTACCTGTGTGGGTAGGTCTGTATGCCAATCAGTCGTTCCAACGTAACATTTTGACTAAAGGGGTGGGAATAGCTAGATTCAAAATGATGTGTTATTTTCTTTGATATTATATCAGAATAATGTACACATACTGTAAATGACCCTTATAGAATTGTCAGTATTTTTAAAATTGAATAAAGTAATGTAGTAAATTTAGCACATTTGGATACTGAATTTATATTTTGAAGTTAATAAAATATGCTGTATTTGACTTTAATACGTTCTAATATAAACTCAGCCCATAGTTCAGCCTGGATGTGGCGTCCCTTTATGACGAGCGCAGCAGCAACAAAGGTTGATAAGAAAAATGGCTGCTGGGTGCGCTTGGTTCCTGGTGTTGGGATCTGTCTTTTTGTGCAATCTCTTCAAAACACTATTGCCGACTATTTCCTCTTTCGTAAGTAGGGGTTATTTAGGCATTGGTCGTGTGAGAAATGCAGGGTTGGCTTGTAAATCATGTCATGTTTTGGCAGATTTGCCCAGgttatattagctagctagctatttcacCTCTCGCGCCCCTCATAAACAACAGCGAAGCTAACCAACCATTCCATGCTGTTGGCAaatgttaaactgttacattgtatCATGTAAGGTGTGTTAGACTGATAACATTGCCAGACAGAACCAGGTAGATATTGCCGTGTAGTTATCTATTGGGCACAGATTAAAATATCAACCATAACATGTAAATAAATCTGAGGTCGTCTGATGACATTTCTAGTCTAAATGCATATAATATGGGTTGTCATagactgggtggtttgagccctgaatgataactggctgaaagccatggtatatgagactgtataccatgggtatgacaacatgtatttttactgttctaattacgtttcTACGTCTACAATAGCAATAAAACACCTCTGAGAtgttgtggtatatggcccatatacaatggctaagggctgtatccaggcactccacattGCATAAGAATAGCTCTTatatgtggtatattggccatataccacaccccctcgtgccttattacTTTATTAAGCAATACACTACTAAACCAGGTGTTGCATGTTCTCATGCAATAAACTATAAATTACCCAAGGAGGCAGAAAAATACTTGTCACTTGAAGAGGCAATTTCATTACaaagaaaatgtactttttaaACGAGTAAACATTTTTGCATCTAAATGCAATTCATGATCATCATTGTATCTGAACAACACATTTAACAGGATGACTGACGTACAGTGTTTATCGGACATAATACAACTTTCCACTACCTTTGCACTTTTGTTGCAGTAACATACTGGTAACTAGTTCTCAAACTAGGCAGCATTCTGCGTTCTCCCTACAGTTTTCAGCCATTAGCTTCATCCACGACTACCTCATGTGGACTACAATCCTGACGCTGTGTTTTAACGTTTAGAAACAGCGAGAAAGAATGCACTTACTGTAGCAGTTTTGCACAGATTCATACAGCTATGGGTACCTTCATCCAACGAAACTACACTTCCGCTACACTTCCCGAGTTACGCATACACACAGGTGTTtagagcatgctagatagctaattagcactgATGGCAGCCTCTTGGCTTCCATAAACAAGTGCTGTAACATGGCGTTATGGCCGCATGGGAACACTGACCCTAAACCTATCAAGGGGTGTaacaatttaacctttatttcttgctgatatgaaagataaggtccttatgTTCAGATTAAGCGTCAGGGATCTTAACAAAGCTCCACCGTATAGAAGACGCCTTCGTCCAATGActcttatgtgtaatgtaatgaaACTTAGAGTCATGATCAAGAGCTAACTGGTAACCATCCTAGAGTGATCTCATATCAGAAACATGGCTAAATTTGTAGTGTAATAGCCCCGCTGCAGCCAGATGGTGCTGTTATTCCTAATGTATTTAAAGACATAAGGAATAATAGCACCATCTGGTGGCAGCAGGCCTATTAGTGTGTGTTTGCTATGTTATAGCGAAATTTACAATTAAATGTTTGTctgttggaatgtgaagctaTCGAAGGTCCTTCAGAAAGATGCTGAGCAGGAGAGGGATATGAGGGCTGAGATCCAGGAGATGAAGAAGGAGCACAACTCCGTTAGCATGATGGATGAGTTTGCCAGATACGCTAGACTAGAGCGCAAAATCAACAAGATGACTGACAAGCTGAAGACACATGGTAAGAGAGACAAACAATTGAAATTGATGTCCACActacattttttgtttttttttctggatcaaaaaggGGCTTATGTGGTGGGCGTGCCAATGGGCGTGGTCGGGTCAGTTGACGTTTGCATTTTAAGCCaatttcctgcagttctacaATCCATGGAGCTGAGATACATTTTTGCAGTATTAAAGTTAACAACATGCGATTCCACATTCTGCCATGAAGCTGAGGGAAAATTGTGCAGTTTTAAAGCGTTTttttgccatggctaatgctATGTTCTTATGCtcaaacataataacaaaatCAATACTGCTGAATTCATTGCTTTTGGATTTTTCAATTCTCCCCGgctgtctagcttttatttagGTTATTGTTAGTTCTTAAAGATtatttaattaaaaaatatagGTCTATtgtcttttctacatactttatatcagtttttagtcatttaagtttacactgaaagcaTTTTTCCATACCGGAAATTTTATTTAACACTGTTCGGTGGCCCGAAAAAACGCCTGCCCAAGGATTACAATGACAGAAAAATCCCTGATATAGAGATAAGAGTTATCATTATCAAATAAGAGATAAGAGTTACCATTATCAAaaaaatcaaatacaattttatttgtcacatgcgcgaatacaacaggtgtagaccttaccgtgaaatgcttacttacaagcccttaaccaacaatacagttccaagaaatagagttaggaaaatatttactaaataaaataaaaagtaacacaataaaataacacaataacaaggctatatacattgACTAGGTTCCCGGACCTAGTCAATgttcgggggtacaggttagtcaaggtaatttgtacatgtaggtaggagtgaagtgactatgcatagataataaacagcgaatagcagaagtgtaaaaacaaaggggggagggcaatgtaaatagtccgggtggccatttgattaattgttcagcaggcttatagcttgggggtagaagctgttaaggagccttttgcaCCTAGACTTGACGAtccgataccgcttgccgtgc
The sequence above is drawn from the Salvelinus fontinalis isolate EN_2023a chromosome 24, ASM2944872v1, whole genome shotgun sequence genome and encodes:
- the LOC129822143 gene encoding high mobility group nucleosome-binding domain-containing protein 3-like is translated as MPKRSKANNDTEVEPKRRSTRLSSKPTTPAKAEPKAKTPVKAAAKPKKVKGVVEKAKPEEKKEDPEEEAAPAENGEAKAEEAAEEEDADEPEKEEDEAE
- the LOC129822142 gene encoding guided entry of tail-anchored proteins factor 1-like, translated to MAAGCAWFLVLGSVFLCNLFKTLLPTISSFLSKVLQKDAEQERDMRAEIQEMKKEHNSVSMMDEFARYARLERKINKMTDKLKTHVKSRTAQQAKMKWMVNIGFYILQAALMISLIWKYYADPVTVVPSKWIAPLEQLVAFPSGVAGGVGITCWLVVCNKVASIGLHAIS